GTGATGCGCCATTTGGCCCTGGAGTAGTCATAAATAAACTGACTCAAATCAAAAAACCCAAGAGCGCCCAGATACCCGTGTGAGCAAACCGCAGCACTGCAATAACATTTATTATTCAAGAGTTATTATCCATTTGCTCACCTTAACGGAAACACATACTGGACAGGACGCAGCTTACTCCGTTACATGCTGTTACTTTATTTCATTACATGTGCACATCCATTTATCAACTGAATCGTCAGAAACAGAACAATAAAATGTGTTTTCAGAATCACAATGACGCAGTATTAACTGGGTCAATGTAACATGACCCAAGTTCAGTTCAACATTACAACATTGCATCAGATAGGATCAGCTTAATGCATTACACATTTTGCAACAGTATATACTAGAGCAATATTAGTTGGTTTCAACCTCATATAACAGTACGTGCTTGGCAGAGTTAGATTTTGCAGTCTGGATTTTGAATAGCGGTTATGTAGTTGTAGCATTAAACGCAATACTTGGATGGCATCAGTAAAAAGCGATGGGAGCTGTTTGAGTAGGCGGCAGATAAACCGTCGTGTGCAGAGCATTCACCTCTGGAATATGATGCCGATTAGTTCTCTGCTGTCCTCTTTCCCTGTTTAGTTGATTGTTTTTTTACTTCCGAGTAACACTTTGTACCCGCTGACGTGGGATTGCACTTTACTTCTACTCCGACCATAACTTCATCTTGTACAGTTTTTGTACAGTGATTATGGGGCTGCACTAATGTACACAGCATTGATTCCATTTTACACACAGTTTAGTGTTAAAGCAAAATACTCCAACTTAATACTTAAATTGCCAAAACTAAGTAATATCTTAGACAGCAGCGGATCAATCCACCAATCTTCACCAATTTGATTATTTCATTTGAAGCAGTACATATACATTCATCAGATTTTGGTATCTGTATTTCACGTAAACAAGACACAGATCACGATTAATAAAGCAGTTTCAACGATTTAACACCCCACATCCTTATGTAATGAAAGGAAATGACGAAAGGTAGCTCATGTCTGGTTTATACTATTTCACTCATCACCGCcaagagcattaaaaaaaaacttacctttgagCACCTTAATCGTGTAAAAAATGTCACCATAAATTGATGGGTTTGTTACAGATTCTTCTACAGGTTATTGAGCACGATATCCGTGTGGCAATTTCCTTTATTTCTTACTGTTATTTGTATCGATTTTGGTCAATTTGAACACAGTTATACTTTTATCCTCTAATCTGTCAACAGCCTGGCAGTTAAAATATTCAGGTAGAAGCACCTCATGGAAAGGGAGGGAGCCATTCCCGGTTCGGAATTCCGAAGAGAGGTAAATATTAGTCCTTTGGTTGGCGAGATGGCGCAGTGTTTCTATTAGCGCGGGGTAGCAAACTGAGCTATAGACAATATCAGAACCCAGGATGAAGTCATAGTCGGTAGGAAAGTTAGCTTGATCTTGACCCCAGGTCAGGGCACAGACTTTTAAACGGTGTCTGCAGGCAAAAGGGATGTTGATGGATACATTGTTGTCTATTTGCTTCAGGATGTTCGGTTGATCTGTCAAGGTAACATTTCCACCTGACAACAAGAAAATATATCGATGTTTAATTCATTATTTGCTTTTGATAACAGTCTGATCCTACACTATGTTGATGGAGACAAAAAAATATCGGCCTCCAAAAAAAAGGATGGGTCTGTGAGCAAGTACCGTCCCAGATAGTCCTAGACTCTCCGAAGCACTGATAAACAGGATTCTGATACATAgagcacccccacccaccccccaaaagtTACTGACCACAGCATAGGGAGCAAATAAGGTGGATGGGATCGCCACATAGGCTGAGTAAAATTAAGCTTTGTAGGGATCTTGAAAATTAGgttaattaaaaaaatgttttttttttacagaattaTCTACTCTTAACTTCTTCTGAAGCATAACTCCTGGCAGTGGTACAGTTCAATAGGAGCAGCACGAATCCCCGCTGGAccagatcctgttctcacccgatACCCTATCAGCAGAGGTCACTGTATGGCGACCATGAATAAGATTCACTACTTTCAAACCCAGGGACACAGGTGCCAGGTTGTAGCATCCATACCAACTCGTTCACTCCAGTAATGCCTCAACATTTCTTAAGATCGTTTCTATTGGCATATTTATCCATCATTTGACTGTGCCGAAACATTCAGGTCTGTTCATATATGACAAGGTTGGGCTGAAGTAATGTGTCGAGCATTGACTGAGCCACAAAAGGCCACCAGAAATGTGTTTCTACATAAGAATCCTACAAGTGGCTGAAACAGCAAATTATTGTTACAATTCAGTTTACTCCGTAATATTCATTGGAGCGTGCAGAGATATCACGACCTCGAAAAAACAAGGACCCTAGGATTGATGCAGCCTGTGTATATCTAGACATTCTTATCAATCACACAGAATAACATGGACTTGGAAGGAATATGTTCCTAAGCTAATCCCTACAGGACCCAGGCATTCCCGCCAACTACCTTTAATGTAGCATTCCATGTATATGCTTCTAGAGGTTGCCCGAATTTGAGAatgttgaattagctgatcaaAGATTCATGTCACCATTAGTTTTAGAAATCTTACAGCAGTCCATTAATATTCTGTTATCCTATTATCAGAACCTTGGCTTTGGATTCAAAGAATCGAGGAAACGATGACATTATGGCGCTTGATGCCGTTATCATACTTTCTATTTAGCATCGATTTCTGTCACCAGTTGCCACTTACATGTTCAGTATTTACTAAAGATCGAAATGCCAACAGTTGACAAAGAACCAATATAAAGTTCCCCTTCTTTTGTTGGCAGGCTCAGGGTTTGGTTCGTTTGTTCTGCGGCTCATTAGCTTGTGAAGTGGCTGTTGGCTGAATTTAACGAGCATTCGAATACTTTGAAGTAAGAAACGCTGCTATTTGCTGTTTAAATCCCTGGTCAGAGATTGTCTTtcgcagtactgagagaatgtcACACTGAATGGAACCCGGCTTATTCACATTATGGTTTAACTAGTGACTAATCCAAGGAGCACAGCCCTAAAGACAAAATatgtttaattaaaaaaaatatatatactaaCGCTAAAACTAAGCGGCGTCGCAGTCCACGGGAAGACCAGATCGGTTGCCAATTCGGTTCTTTGGGCAGGACACTCAGACTTCAAACGACATTTTTCCCAATACAGAGCTAGTGGCAGATCTTTGCGTCCAGGGCAATTACAGAACAACTTAAATATTTGCTGGAAGACTGGTGAGCCATTATAGTTACATGAAAGTAGAACTTCGCTTTTAAACCCTTTAGCTCTCATTTACATTCCCTGAAATTATAATTTTAGAAGTAAAAGTTTACAGTAGGGAGACCGAATTCCTCCTAAACCATGTGTACCACAGGAATTGTAATCACACCATTCATTACTCTCAGACATGGtatcactcctccccccccccccccccatggacaGGTCTTTCCGTTATTGCCCATGGACAGGTCTTTCTGTTATTGCCCCATTCGCTTCCTCTCATCAGTAAAATGGTACATTTTTTGATCCAATTCCACGCTGTAACTCACCTAGTAGGGTTGCTAAAATCCCTACAGTTCCAGTGCCTGATCCCAGTTCAATCACCTTTTTCCCAGTAAAACTGATGTCCTCCTTCTCAAAGTACCGGCAAAGAGCAATCCCCTGAAAAGATGGAACACATGTACGTTAGGATTAATTCACTCAGGAAGTAACACTTGTACCCGAACGACTGTTTATAAAGAAGAGTGCGGCGTGGGTTCCAACAACTCCCTGCAGAGATAAAGGAAGGCTCCTGGTTGTCACCGCCGACCTCCCAGTTCAAATCAGCTCTGGGCGGGGCTGTTGACAGAACTTCCATTCATGTAGAATCTTTCACGAagtctggacgtcccaaagcgtcttgcagccaatgcagtacttttgaagtgtagtcacagtacTAATGttgggaaacatggcaaccaatttgcctacagcgaggtcccacaaacatcattgagataaatgaccagacaactactttagtgatgtgggttgaaGGATTGGTCAGGACAGCGGGAAATTCTCCTGCACttattcgaatagtgccgtgggatctttcacgtccacctcaGACGGTAGGAcgagcctcgatttaacgtctcatccgaaaaacagcacctctaacAGAGCAGCATTCCACAGTACTGCATTGgactgtcagcatagattatatgctcaagtctctggagtgattccacgacctcctgactcagaagcAACAGTTCtgtcactgaaccaaggctgatactgAAGTAAAAATAAAATAACTTGAACAAAGTGTTCTAAACTGTTGCAACATCCTGCGCCATCccgctccaccccactccactaaCTCGCAGTCCTACCAGGCCCATTGTTTTCCTCAGCGCAGTTAAAGCTGCACCGCTGACTCAGTCGGAAAATGCAGCATTCTTTGCAGTGCTGAGCCTTAAAGGCCAGGAAAGTCCCAAGATCCTCCACTCCCGTCCATACCGAGTTAGCCACGCTTCTGAATGCTGACCAGTGACCCCTACGGTAAACTGAAAGTCTGTGGAgtcggagtggggagagagtcagacacaaCAACAATACACTCAGCCTCTGTGGACACTCGGTGTCTGGGTCCACGCACGAAGTATGGTCCTTTGGGCCGGGATACCGGAGGGAAACTGTGAAATAGCATAGGTAAGGGACTTTAGTAATCGAGAAATTAGAGGGTAGCAATTTAAAAAAACGAGTGAAGTCGGAATATTTTATTAGCTTCACTGAGCCTCTAATCCTTATTAAAACATATTTACGTGCGAGACATTTGTTACATTAATACAGTATACTATTTCAAATATGTGAGAAGAGTACAAGTTATAGCCAATAATAGTCAACTATGTACAAGCTGTACCTGATCCCTGATCTATTTTCAAAGATCATTTTTTCTAAGAATAAGATTCCAAACCAACTGCAACTGAGAACAGAGATTCTCGAGAATCGACATTTATCTGCTAAACGTATAAGATGTGACAGGTTGTGTTTTCTTTTTTTGCTCTATCCGATTAACGCAGCGGACTTACAGCGTCCCAGATATAAGAGGAAACGCCCATTTTAGAGTCCATCATTCGAGCGATCTTTAAACTAAATCCGCAAAATTCGAAGTTGCTCCTGCGGATTACAGCGTTGGCGTCGTAACTGGATTGTTCCCGATTCTGGGTGGTCGACATCCTTTCAATTCTTCCTCCAGAATCCACCTTTTGGACCGTCAGTGATTTGCAATGTGATTGCCGTCTAGTGCCGGATTTGAAGAAATTATTgaatttgcacttatatagcgcctttcacgcccTCATGACGccttaaagcgctttacagccaatcaagtgcaGTCAGTTCTTAGGCAATCATATGCAATAGCCAATTTGGCGTGCAGCAACGAGTGGAGCGATCAGTTAaataatgttgaccaggacacctggagaattgTCTCCACAAACAGCGGGGACCGTACAAAGGATAATACCTTTAGCGATCTAAAACACTTCATTCAAATATATCTCCGGCTACTTATTCACCGTTCTCTTGAATTTCTAATCAGCCCCTACTGTCTTCCTTGGCAGATTATTCCATTCATTCAGCCCcgactcagttggtaacactctcgcctctgaatcagaaggttgctggatcaagtctcactccatgggccttgagcataaaatccaggctgacattccagtgcagcagtgaggaactgctgcattgtcggaggtgccgtcttttggattaaATGTTAAACCCAGGCTTCGTCTGTCTTTTccgatggacataaaagatctcatggcactatttcaaagaagagcag
The nucleotide sequence above comes from Heptranchias perlo isolate sHepPer1 chromosome 10, sHepPer1.hap1, whole genome shotgun sequence. Encoded proteins:
- the LOC137326588 gene encoding EEF1A lysine methyltransferase 3-like, whose amino-acid sequence is MSTTQNREQSSYDANAVIRRSNFEFCGFSLKIARMMDSKMGVSSYIWDAGIALCRYFEKEDISFTGKKVIELGSGTGTVGILATLLGGNVTLTDQPNILKQIDNNVSINIPFACRHRLKVCALTWGQDQANFPTDYDFILGSDIVYSSVCYPALIETLRHLANQRTNIYLSSEFRTGNGSLPFHEVLLPEYFNCQAVDRLEDKSITVFKLTKIDTNNIKVRRALLCFALSILVLFCDLNHNKSYAAFLQQSFR